Part of the Pangasianodon hypophthalmus isolate fPanHyp1 chromosome 9, fPanHyp1.pri, whole genome shotgun sequence genome is shown below.
ATGTTTGACTCATTCACTTTGTCTGATGGATGATTGGCAGGTACTCCAGCAGAATGGCAGCTCAGATCCTTCATGGAGGCGGGACTTACTCCAACAGTGGGAACCGCTGGTTCGATAAGACGTTACAGGTGGGCGGAGCTACAGAGCCTAAAGACACTCTGAGAAATTTTTACCataagagaattttttttatagttactcatctctctctctctctctctctctctctctctctctctgtagtttgTGGTCAGTGAGGACGGATCGTGGGGTCTCCTGTACGAACAGGCCACAGCTGAAGGGCTTCCAATAGCCACCCTGCTGGACCACATCCTGCAGtactggtacacacacacacacacacactttatcgttatttcttctgtctttcagtacagagaaactgtaaaaCTAATTCAAATCCTTACTGATGTTACAGGTTAAATTCCGCACTAATCCGTTTAATTGCAGACTGACCCGCTCAATCAgagtttaattgttttaattgtaaACCAATCAGTTTATTCCTAGACCAATCATTATAATTTCAGTAAGAAGCCCGAGACAGTCCGAGCTCCTCTCGTTCCTCTGCCGATGCCGAAGAAGCTTTACTTCTACATCGACCGCGCCATCAAGTGGGACCTGGAGATGGCCAAGCAGAACCTCAACATGTGAGTATCACTGTGCCATTTACACACTGCCTGAGTTTAACCTTGGTGTGGACCGCTAGCAGATCAGGGCGATCCATCACACAAAAGAGGGAGCCTGTATTTTAGTGGAGGATCAGCACATCATTCTTTACAACACATCACCGACTTACAAAAGCTCGCCGTTCACTTCTCATTCTCACAGCAGCGTGGGGAttttttcacacaaacagtacgggatttttttgttgttgttgctggtCATCCTGATCTGTCTGTTCTGTACacatgaaatgtaaatattttcgGAGGTGTGAAAATTAAAAAGTCGTTCAGCACTGTCAGATGCATGTCCCTGAAATACATGCGCCAGGATTTACTCCGTGTGTGTCTAGTACCTTTGtagaaatacatatttattaatttgggcTGTTTATTAAACCCAAAACCCcatccactctctctctctctctctctctctctctctctctctcttgctctctctttagCCTCATCAACGATCTGGACATCAGCTGCTTTAACTTCCTGCGCTTTGGGAAGGAGTTTCCCAAACAGCTGCATTTAAGCCCCAACTCCTTCATCCAGGTGGCCATCCAGCTCGCATACTACAGGTGAgcaaaaaacatttctttatttaacataCACAGCCcagggatttaaactcacaaccttctggtcactaAAGCAGAGCCTGAGCTGCTACTGTTCCGGCAAATAAGTGTCTAAAAGTTATATTTCGTTTAACGTTTACTCTTATGCCTCAAggttatgaaatatgaaattgcAGGTCACAGTGTATTatggtttctgttttttatttactttactttaaacGAAAAGGGATTATAACAGACAAATAGATGTTCTCAGCAGAACACGAACATCTTTAACCCTACCTTGTTTTATTTAGCAGTCAGTAAATTTGCTTCTACTTCACATACAGTTGCAAGAAAAAGTTTTTTGCACTGGTTATTCATAAACACTGATCTGATCTTCATCTGTGTCACAGTTACAGACAAACACAATCTGACTAAACTAATAACACACAAACTAGAGAACTTTTCAAGTCTTTATTGAGCATGTTGAGTTATCATTCACAGTGCAGCCTGGAAAAAGTAAGTGAACCCTTGAATTTGGTAACATGTAGATCCTCCTTTAGCAGCAACAGCCTCCTCCGAGCGTTTCCTGTAGCTGCGTATAAGACTGGCACAGTGATGAGGAGGAATTTTAGATCATTCATCCCTACAAAACTATTTCAGttcatcagtattttttttttttgtctgtcttgaTTGAACCGTCCTTTTCAGGTCacgccacagcatctcaatcgGGTtaacttttcttccttttcagcCATTGTTTAGTTGATTTACTTGTGTGCTTTGAATCAATGTTTTGTTCCATCACTCAACCTCTCTTAAGCTTGAGGTCATGGACTGTTGCCCTGCCATTCTCCTAAAGTTTCTCAATACAGTATTGAACTCATTGTTCCCTCAATGACTGCAAGGCGTCCAGGCAGCTAAGCAGCGCCAAACCATGATGCACCCtacaccatgcttcacagctggGATGAGGTTTTAGTGTTGGTGTGcagtgctttttttccctccaaataTAACATATAGTTCAacctttgtctcatctgtccacagAACAAAAGTTGTGGAACATGCACATGGTTTTTGGCAAACTTGAGATGTAACACAATGTTATACTTAGACAGCAGTGTTTTCCTTCATGGTGTCCTTCCATTAACACCACTCTTGTTCAGTGTTTTCCTGATATTGCACACATGACCAAGACTTCTGCAGATTGGAGAGTTTTCGGCAGGTCTTTTGCTGTAGGTTCTTTTCCACCTCTTTCAGGATTGCTCATTGTGCTCTTGGTGTGATCTTTGCAGGATGCCTAGTCTCAGGGAGAGTAGCAACAGTCCagaatttcctccatttgtaaacagtttGTCTTTTCATCAGACTGATGAACACCCAGGTCTTCAGAAATACTTTTCAGCCTTTTCCAGCTTTGTGCATTTCTATAATGGGTCTCCTAAAGTCCTGTGAATGTTGAGGGATCGAGGCAGGGTTCACACTAAACACCGGTTCTTGAGAAGAACAGATTTGTCAGTAGTTAGactttgtgtgtctttatttaaaGGGCAAAGCACCTGTACAACCCACACGTCCAATCTCATCTCCTCAGTTATTAGCACAGAGATTCACTTACTTCTTCCAGCCTAGACTGTGAATGATTACTCCATATGCTCATATACAGTAGTAGTTTTCAGGTGTTTGTGTATTATTAGTTTAGTCAAATTGTGTTTGTCTATAATTGTGACTTAAATGAAGACTTATGAGTAATCAATGCAAAATCCCTGTTAATTCCAAAGagttcacaaactttttcttGCACAAACAAGGAAATGTGactactgtataaataaaatataattttataaaaaagaattttactaATTTGGTTTATAATCCAAAccaaatgacaaaataatacttatttaTTGCTAAATTGTGAAGAAAATTTAAATagatttgttaatttatttatttttatttttttcttcaagtcaCGGATCTCTTCAACATGATTAAATGGAAGTCTCCACACTAAATAATTCCTAAATTAAGCAATATGCAAGTCGTGAAAGAGATGTAACAGTCTGTGAGAATCCGAGTGAGTCGAAGCAGGACACTCAGGCAGATAAATATGgagaaaaacaacatttttatttcattttctttattagtCTATAGCTGGAGTGGAATTtccaacagagagagagaaaaactgtgcatgttttttttttgtttttttttaataaacatcttAGTGATCCTAGTTATGATCCTCTGGTGTTGTAGTACAGAGAAGTGACCAGCAGGGAGGGCTGTAAAGCAATGTTTTAAATTTCATCCCGTCCTGTGAAACCCCTGCGATCTCCTTACACACCTCAGTCCTCtcagcacagcacacacagcaccCGAGCATCTGCTGATGGGTGACAGCGAGTCAGAGCTGCAccatcagcagtgtgtgtaataatataatattaaaaatattatacactGCTGGCatggagctgagagagagagagagagagagagaaacgacAAACAAACGAAAGTCAGAGAAaccaagaaaaggaaaaaaataaagagaacaataaagaaaatatgaagaactgagaagaataaagaaagagtgaaaaagaaGGTAAGAGAtagaaagtgttaaaaagtgaataaggaagagaaagagtgaaagagagcaaaaaaagGACACTgcgagtgaaagagagaaaccaAAGGGATGATTGAAAAATATAGGtaaaaacataaagaaataaaataaacaaggtAATTAAGGAGAGtaaataaagacagacagtgaaataaaagagaagatgacagtgaaaaatatataaagatgaaaaaataagaattaaggaaatgaaagaaaagaaaaagaaaggcagaaaatgaaaagagtaaaagaacacatccttttttctcccttacagttgagtgcaaaagtttgcacccctgTAGTTTTTGGGTGGGAGGAAAgacattgtatttaattttttttattattttatttatttattattttattgttttatctacaaaaatgtaaatgagaatTACAGTGTAAAAATCTGAAAGCTGCTCAGAGGATAAGCTAAAGAGTTGgatctacatttttttaactgttaatatGAATAATCATGGACTGTTtcatcattttgtttatttgtgattATAAAGGGACGTCTGTGAACCTCATGTCTTaactggtataaaaaaaaaaaaactttcttgttttgtgttgtttgttattTAGTGTTTTCTTACTTGAgggtgaataaaatgaaaagtgagAAACTGGCATAcgagagacacacaaacacacgatTAGAGGTCATTAGAGGTCGAAGACAGGGCTTCTCGACCATTTTTGGCCTGTGACTTTATTTTAATGGCCCAAATTTCAACCATTTTACTGTCGGGTAACTTTCTTATTTAAGATTAAGATTGatcttgtctttttttgcaATGAATACAAGGAAGAGCATTCATTTCTGCACTTTCAGTGGATAATTGTACCCCTGAAGGAAAAGAGGTTTTTGTACAGAGTAATGAAGATAAATTGTCTGGAGATgaaacagaaatcagaggaaAGAAGACCTCGAGGTTGGACACGAGCCGAACCCACGCATTCCGGAGGCAGATGTGAAAAACATCCAACAGACAATTGGAGAGATAATTATCTACTGAggaagccagagagagagagagagagggagagagagagagagactctcaGGTGCAAATTGTTCCTCTGTAGTCTTCACACAGGCTAGAGGAGACTCGTTGAGCTGAAGGATATACATTGTACATATTTGTGAGGTAGATTTACAGCATtcggcagacgcccttatccaaagcaacttacgtttatctcatttatccagctgagcagttgagggttaagggccttgctctaGGGccagcagtgctgggatttgaactcacaaccttctgcgTAATGGTCTAATGTTTTACCCACTGAAGCGATGTGTGGAGGCTGGAAGGACAGGGAAGAGGGGCAGCAGGGGTCATGGTGCCATCATTAACCTACGTCAATATCGGGTGTGTCCTCTTTTGGAAGAGCTCAGATAAAGCGCTGTCACCTGATAGCAGCGGAAtataattactgtaaaaatgtaaaatctgtaattagtgttaaaaaaatttaatcagcataacaaaatgtaaatagtgGCTAAATGTAATTagcataaaaaatgtaattgtgtatgaaagtaaaaatagctgctaaattataaaataaattgattaaattgTAAATTACAGGAtttatatggtgtgtgtgtgtgtttgtgtgtgtgttcagagtgcaTGGGGAGGTGTGTGCCTCCTGCGACATCGCATCGCTCCGAATGTTCCGGGGAGGACGCACCGACTACATCCGCTCCCCGACCAATCAGACGCTGAGATTCGTCCAGGCCTTTGATGACCCCGCCCTGTCTGTGAGTCACACAAGCCAATGAGAGACGAGGAGAGAGAACGTTAACACAGAGTtaatattcactgtgtgtgtgtgtgtgtgtgtgtgtgtgtgtttcagagggAGGTGAAGGTGGAGCTGTTGTGTGAAGCTGTGGAAGCTTACAGTCAGCTGACAGATCAGGTAACTGTGACTCCGCCCACATTTCAACCAGAcaacagtatattatattaaaataaagactTTAAATAACATTCTCTTTATATCTTTACGTCAatgctattgtgtgtgtgtgcgtgtgtgtgcgtgtgtgtgcgtgtgtgtgcgtgtgtgtgcgtgcgcgtgtgtgcgcgtgtgtgcgcgtgtgtgcgcgtgtgcgtgtgtgtgtgtgtgtgtgtgtgtgtgtgtgtgtgcgtgtgtgtgtgtgtgcgcatcagGCGCTGAAAGGCCAGGGTATCGATCGCCACCTGCTGGGTCTGAAGCTGCAGGCCATCGAGGAGGGATTGAGCGTGCCCAGAATGTTCATGGACACGGCTTATGGACTCGCCACGCACTGGAAACTCCGCACCGgacaggtctctctctctcacacacacacacacacacacacacacacacatttatagaGCCCTTATAATCGAAAATTTATCAAATTTCTTCACCAGAAGTCATTCCCATCTGacacaatttcattttaatactactgctaataaatattattattattattattattattattaataataatagatttactattgctactactattactattaatattgctgttattactattattaatactactattaccattttattattattttaatagtaataataattttaaagtgtgaaagaattttaaaaacacgacatgtaaataaaataaatgtttgtgtatataaatttatttcaatttgtaTGTACAAAACCAAAAGAACAAGGGAATATAAAATGTTGTAACAGTGACAGCCATTTGTAagttcatgaataaatgaaacccACAGTCATATTAAAGATACAGTAAattatttccaaacatttcAGTTGAAGTTGTTTCTTGCCCACATGGAGCTGCTGCTTGACCTCCTTCCGCTCCTTTCTCTCACAGTGTGAGGGACTAGTGTAGCGTAATCGCTTAAAACTAACATTAACGGTAATAAAATTATGGGGAACATCTGGACTGGAGGAAAATCCAGGCAGGATAGGAATAACCTGAATCTGATCTGTATCCGATACTTTAATTAATAGTGGAATAGTTTAAACTGGtgattcataaattcataaagaattcataaaaatataacatcaaTATCAATTTTCTGtaaagttataaataaaaatatctacaaTGTATTGTAGACTTAAAAGCCTTTGCTAGCTTTTACACACATCCATGAGCTAGGATTTTTAGCTGATACAAAGGTGcgtttttttaattactagcagcttctgtcatgtttttagctgcgttattattatcattattattattattattattattattattattatattaaaccGTATTTTTACTTGCAGGTTCCCACTAACACGGACAGCGTGATGTGTTTCGGGCCGCTGGTTCCGGACGGTTACGCCGTGTGTTACAACCCTCAGCCGGATCACGTTCACTTCTCCATCACCGCCTTCAACTGCTGCGAGGAGACCAACGCCGAGAAACTAGCCGTGACGATCCAGAGCGCCCTCCACGACCTGCACGAGTTACTACTCCTCCATATGCTTCATACCAAATAGCATAAACATGCCAGTAAATGATACGAAAGGAACATTGGGAGTTAGTAATAAATGATTTAGTTTGGTGTTGGCTTCAGGTTCAGGTAGGGGGTGTGGCCTACAGTTTGAATATATTAGAATTCggatgataataataaacttcaaatatgatttattatttttatattaaatgcttATGTCTAAATAGTTTTAAGACAAATGGCATCTTTTGAGGTTAATGTGTGACTAGCCTCAACGTGTgactagctacattagccttgtagctccagtaaTAGCTAAAAAAAAGCAAGCTTCAGACACTAAACATGCCTTGGTGAGTGACTATATTTGGCGTATTTGACCCAAATATTCCTTTAAGACGGTGAACATGTCTCATCTGCATTCTACAGCTCCATTTTTGACATATTGAATAATATTTCATATGATGATTCCAAGTTCAAATTCAACTCCAACTGGAGCTTTCAAAGCAAAGCTTAAGTAAAAGCattataaaacacttttaaaagcaTTTGTGTAGCTCATTTCATCAAGTTTTTCCTACTCAACAGAACGATGACTTTGCtgtctgaagtgtttaaaaGCACCGTTTATAAAGGATCAGTCTAAACTCTGTCGATCGGGTTGGGTTTCAACAGCATGCTTTATTTGAAGTGGTGCTACATAAATGTCTTAATCCACTATTTACTGCGCAGATTGTACGTGTGACAGCATCATGGTggttgcagtgcattatgggatctCTATTTATCTGAGAAATGCATGTTTGATTCCACTATTAGGCAAATAATACGCATAAGATATCTGCTTTCATCTGAAAGTCTCAGCTTGTGTGTGGAATTGTGCTCAGCAAATATTTGTACTTGATATATAAGGGTTCTGTGTATACTcagttttggggaaaaaaataaataagaaattgtgtattttgcgaatttattaattcagtatatttttatatcgtAAAATATTTACCTAagataaaaaaagaggaaataggtttgctaacaaacttcCTTTAGTGAAAATGTGGTGATactgaaaatagaaaaacaaaaatatataaaatatagcttgttaaatgttataaaaatacagaaaaaaacaggagatTATACCATACACCtgaaaatatagctgcaagcagtgactgtaagggggccaagcactaaTTTAAGTTTTGTGAAATGCTGTAAGTGGCCCTTATTCCTTATAAGCACCATATCTGAACCTTtctcattgtactgtcttgagTGTTTTTTAAGTTTGGAACAATCAGAAAAACTTGCAGGAGTAACAATGaaaatagagattttttttcccccctttaaTGACAATctggttataaaaaatataaaaatgacagaaagcttAGTGCTACAAAGTGTAGCTTGTTGTagcaaatgttttaaaaacacatgaaaataaaggaGATTATCTACCAGAAAATCCAGCTAAATGTAGTGATCAGTGTCGTGGAAATCCATCTATAAAAATGTGAGGAGACAGAACTCAGGCAAAAGACGTATTACTCACGCCCTTCTGCGCCTTTTAGACAAAAGCAAGATCTAAAAATGCTAACGAGACTAAATAGATGATAAGTAGATCAGTCTGGGTTTCTCTGTCCTTCATAAATAGAAGTAGAAACAGAAATGAGAAGTCTGGGTCATTGTGATCCCACAGGGTTAAAAGTAGAGTAGCAGGAACAGAACAGCACTCACGGTCCTTGATTCAAATAATAGTTATAATCGTGCTTTATTTATGACCACTATGACCAGCACTATTATGTACACATACATAAATCAAATACTGTATGGACTGTAcagataaaatatatacatacctGGCAAAGTTCAACATAACGATTTATGTCATTTGTCTTCATCATTATTTCGCTGTTTTTGTTTCAACAGAATTTTGCTCCTGTTGTAGCGCCCCCTAGAGGACACTTCCAACACTCCTTGTGAAAGTATATTACAAATTTGGTGACATCAACTTAGCTACAATTGAGCTTCAGTAATTTGAGCTATATTGACGTAAATATCAGGCTGATGGAGCATCGTCTTCTTAGCCTAGAGCACTGAGACTGTCTGAATGAACATCCTCTGCCCTTGTTTAACTCCACCAtctgccgtttttttttttaaaacacataaGAGAAGCAGTTTCCCCACTGAAACAGCTATTTTGCAGAACAGAAAGACATCTAATCTAGTGCTATGTTTAGCTTAGGACCTTGCAAAATCTTGGTGGAATATCATCAAACATTCACTTTTCTTACCTGTAACAGTGGAATGAACCAGATATTTATTGTTGTAGGAAACCCCAGTTAacctaaaattattaaaaagaaaactgaaactagctagctagttagctaaccaCTGTTAGAGGTCCTGAATAAAAATTtgaaattttataaataataaattattcaagGTCA
Proteins encoded:
- the cratb gene encoding carnitine O-acetyltransferase b, whose amino-acid sequence is MILETLSRANFALRSRVPVRRVHHSSDLPPPQPVPLLAQTLQRYLLALEPLLPPDELQHTRKTVQRFGSAGGLGERLQRGLEKRTKHTHNWISDWWVQWAYLESRQPLAVHSNPAISLPRRDFSDWRGQLLFAAKLISAVLDFKNKVDSGGLPVEYMRGRPLCMELFPRLFSSCRIPGPKHDNMIHYGRPRRGPTHITVVRNYQFFQLDVYNSDGTPLTQSQIHSQLCRIRAQSWKTDKEPMGILTSDHRHTWGQAYTRLLQDKINKESVRLIEKGLFTLCLDSPVMTICDEKYSSRMAAQILHGGGTYSNSGNRWFDKTLQFVVSEDGSWGLLYEQATAEGLPIATLLDHILQYCKKPETVRAPLVPLPMPKKLYFYIDRAIKWDLEMAKQNLNILINDLDISCFNFLRFGKEFPKQLHLSPNSFIQVAIQLAYYRVHGEVCASCDIASLRMFRGGRTDYIRSPTNQTLRFVQAFDDPALSREVKVELLCEAVEAYSQLTDQALKGQGIDRHLLGLKLQAIEEGLSVPRMFMDTAYGLATHWKLRTGQVPTNTDSVMCFGPLVPDGYAVCYNPQPDHVHFSITAFNCCEETNAEKLAVTIQSALHDLHELLLL